The following is a genomic window from Bacteroidia bacterium.
TTGTTCTTTACTTTTTTTGGTCTCGACGCCATCATCAACAAGCGCATGGACAAGATCAAGGTGGCCACAGTCGGGAATCCGGGGATGCATCTGCCGACCATACTCGGCGCCATCCCGGGAATGTCGGCATTTGCCACTGCGCAGATGAAAAAGGAAATGGAAAAACTCGACATTCCCCCGGTCCGTGAGTTCATCGAGATGATTCACGATGCCGGTTGCCGTCTCTACGGCTGCAAGGCTTCCGTTGACATGTTCCATTTGACCAAAGCGGATTTTTGTCCGCAGGTCGACGATATCATTTCCGTGGGACAGTTCTACGAGATGTCTGCCGGAGCCCAGATCATCTTTACCTGATCCGAGTACGCCATTGACGCAAACATGCCGCGGGTAACACCGCGGTTTTTTTTTATCATCCGGAGACGCATGTCTGCTTTCGCCCGAACTCCTTGTTCCTCGCGCGAATCACGTAATGTAAAGCCGTACTTGAGAAGCGTGACGTTCACGTGAAAGCTTCATAGTCTCACCTGTTGGCCACAGCCGCATCCGCGCGATCCGTAGCGGACGCAGCGTTTCGTCCTGATCGGAGTCGCCATGGCGGGATCGTGGTGCCCCGTTTTTCAAACGACTCATCGCGTGCTCTGCAGTTCGTGAATTTTCCTGAACAACAGATCGCGGGCGAACTCGGTGAAACGGCCCGGCTTCCGGAAACCCGATACGAATGGCACATCCGGAACACCCACGGGTGTGTGCAGGATTTCGTAGTGACCGCGGCTATGCAGGAACACACTGCGCTGCATGTCTTCGCGCATTTCGGGGACATCGAACACCAGTTCAGCTTTATCGCCGATGGATTCCATGGTGTGGTACTGGTCATCCGTGGTAAGGAGTGCGCTTCGGACCGGTGTGCCGTCGCCATCATGCGCCTGATGGAGGGGAACGACGGTTTTCTTCAGAACGAGGTCGTTGCCAAAATCGATGGCGACCCAATCCACTTCCCAGAAGTGGCGCCCGAATTCGAGTTTTACCTCGGCATAGCCGTCGGGCGTTGGAGAGACGGGAAGCTCCAGCACATCGTGCCGCATTGCGAGCGGACCGGCAATGTTGAAGTAGTCCCGCAGTTCCCAGCTCTGGTCATTCCGCACAGAAACGGCGATCGGTATGTGCTGATCGCGCGACCAGGCGAGCAATTTTTCCGCTTCGGCCGTTTTCTGCTGTTCGACCCATGCGCCGTACGTGCTGCCGAAATGCTCGTAGAACGCACTCAGAGTATAGTCCAGCCAGAAGCAGTTCTTTGCGCGTATGAGCAGCTTTGCGCGCTGTGCGTCCGCGGGGCAGGGAAAGCGCAGGACCACGCCGTCAACCAGCGGACCATGTTTCTGAATTCTGCTGTCATAGGGCCGCCCGTCCTCGTAGCGCACGAGCCCGAGTACATCTTCACCTTCAAGACTGACGGCGGATGCAGGAGCAACGGGCTCCGCGCTCGCATGGATTTGGCCATACTTGTCGATAAACGTGCGGACGCCTTCGGGATGATCGATGACCCACAGCTCGGCAAGGTTCGTATGCTGAACCTCGCGAACCTCGTTGGTCAGTCGAACGCGGTACTGCTCGTCCACCGCGCGCAGGTGGGGCAGATGCAGGTAGTCGTCCCGTTCAATCGGGGGATATATCGCACCGCTGTAAATTTCTCCCTCGAGCCGCGTACCTGTGCTGTCGTACGCATAGACGAAGGGACAGGACTTTTTCGTTGCGAGTGCGATAGCCGAGACAAGAACCAAAAAACCAAGCAGGCCAAGAAACACGTTTGCTGCGACAGCCCCCGGTCTCGGTTCATCAAATTCCGCTTTGACTATCGCCCGCTGCGGGATGTGCAGCACCTGTTGCGTAGTGTTCAGACCGTACGATGAATCGACATGCACCCTGTAGGTGCGGGTATCGCTCATCCTCTGGTTGTCCTTGTAATACCGTGTCGTTCCGTCGACATTGCGGGTACTCACGCGGGAGAAGAGCAGCGTGTCCCCCCTGATGACCGGGTAGAAGATCGGATACTCTTGACCGCGATAGACCAGTGTCCCGCTGCCTTCGGATATGAGTGTCTCCGGATCGTACTGTACCTCCACGCGGTTATACGTGGAGCAGGCGTGCAGCAGCGCAAGCGAAAGCAGTATGCACCATGCACGCAGATTTTTGTGAGTGAAGAACATATTCGCCTCCATTCTGGCTCTGTTTCGTACCGCCGATGCGCTCCGGCGTTCACGAAATCAGATGTGTGATTCTATCGCATCAGGAGTGCGGAGGCCGCATCGTACGAGTTTGCGAAAATGCGATCTCGCCGCCTCTCGTAGTGCCTGACGGACTGAATCCAGTGAATGTATCTCGATCATGCATGACGCATGAAGAGAGCGCGGTATATTGCCCGTCACCCGGGTGCGGGGGTCAGGAGCGGGAAGATAGGGTCTGGTAATCGAACAACTTCAGTATACCTCTCGATATCGATACGGTCAATGGGTGGTAGCACCTATTTTTATATTTTTCCCTGGTGCTGACCACGCTGAATCCAGGATGACCCCCGCTTCGGTCACATCTGAAATGGTGTGCGCCAGGTAACAGATTGTGCTGCGATGTGTCAATTAACGGTAAACCGAATGTTCGACAGAAGGAAACGGTGTGTCCATCATCAACTCTCGCATTCCTCCTTTCGCAGCGGCCCTCGTGATCGCGATTTGTCCTTGTGGGAATCCGCTGCTCTCACAAACACACGAACCGCTACCCCTGCCGCACGTACGCATTGACACCCATGGCCGGACTATACCCGACGATCCGAAAATCAACGCGCGAATGGAAATCTTTGCCGTGCCTGATTCTTCGATCTCCGGTGGAATCGAGCGCGTGTACGACGGACCGATAGGCATCGAACTGCGCGGGACCTCCTCTTTGGGGTGGCCGAAAAAACAGTATGGCGTCAAAACGCGCGGTGCCGATGGCAAGAGTATCAGCGTTTCGCTCCTCGGTCTCCCGGAAGAGGAAGACTGGATTCTGAGCGCGCCCTACACAGATCGCAGCGCTTTGCGCGACGCGCTCGCCTGTACGCTGGCGCGTGACATGGGATGGTACGCAAGCCGCTTCCGTTACTGCGAACTCACGCTGAATGGCTTGTATCAGGGTGTGTATTTACTGATGGAGAAAATCAAACGCGACGGTAAACGAGTCGACATCGCAAAACTTTCGGCGCAGGACAATGATGGTGATGCCGTGACGGGCGGCTACATCCTGAAATTCGATTACATCGATGCGGACGAGGTAGGATTCTACGGTGCCGCCGATTCCCCGGGCTCCTTTCTCTACATCCATGTCTATCCCGAGGCGACGGACATCACTCCGTCGCAGCGCGGATACATTCAGGATTTCATACGGAGCTTTGAAGCGGTGATGCATTCTCCGCAGGCATCGGACGCACTCAATGGATACGCAACGTATATCGATGTCGCATCCTTCGTGGATTATCTCCTTCTCACGGAACTCACGAACAACATCGACGGCTACATCCGGAGCTGCTACATGCACAAGGACAGGGACAGCAGCGGAGGGAAGCTGACGATGGGGCCGGTGTGGGATTTCAATTATTCGATGGGGGCGGCGCATGAACGCGGCGGGCGCTTCTCCGACGGCTGGCGTATTCATCGCAATCAGGTTCCGTTCTGGTGGCATGTGCTGCTGCGCGACACGGCGTTCGTCGCCCGGCTCGGCGCCCGATGGGCGGAACTCAGGAGTACACTGTTCGACGAACATCGCCTCTTTTCCTGGATCGATTCGGTGACACAGGTCATCCGTCCCGCGTTGACCCGCGATCATGCGCTGTGGCGTTCCTTCGATACCTACATCTGGCTCGATGCCTGGCGCAGCCGCGGCATCGATGAGGAGGCGGATTTCCTGAAATCCTGGCTGCACGACAGACTGCGCTGGATAGATGCACATCTCCCCGGCATAACGCAATGGCGTCCCGCACCGGAAGTCGACGCGCTCCACCGTTTGCTTTCGGTGTACCCGCAACCGTGCGGCGATATCCTGCATTCGGAATTTACTCTTGGCATGTATGGCAATGTCTCACTTTCGGTCGTCGACCTCTTTGGTCGAAAGCGCGTGTCTGCCTCTGCGGGTATACTGGGGATCGGAGGGCATAGCGCCTCGCTGAACCTGAACGGACTTGCCACGGGTGTGTATGTGTTGCGGCTGCATGTCGGGTCGGAAATCGTCGACGCCCGCACCATTACAATAACACGATGAGGTTATTGTGAAGCTCCCGAAGCCCACGATACTTTTTCTTGTCATAGCATGCACCTTGCAGATGATGCCGGACTTGCAGGCACAGTGGATGCTGCGCCTGGATGCGGGACTGCTGCAGGGTAACGCGATCGTCGGACCGGCGTCCGCGGATCTTACCGAAGCAGCCCGCACAGGTGTACTGCTGGGCGGCGGAGTTGAAGTACCGGCTACAACGCGACTTACCGTCTCGTTGGAGGCGGCCTGGAGGGAACGGGGCGTCTACCGCTACTATCGTGAGCAGATGGTGGAGGAGCACCGCTATCGGTGTGTGGACGCTTCCGCGGTGCTGCGCTGGTCGCCGGCGGATGGTGCACTGCGTCCGCATGCGCTGCTGGGAGCGGGACTGAGCTTCATACTCGATGCCCTTGTACAGTTCGGCTTTCATGAGCACTTCAATTTCATTCAGGGAACGGACGGGATACGCACGACCGTGCCCTTCGTCGTGCTTGGAGCCGGATTGCGGTATCAGCTGCCCGGTGCTCCCACCGTGGGAGTCGAGGGCGCCTGGCAGCCCTTCTTGTCGGATATCTACAGAAATGCTGCGGCGGGCGGACATTCGTTCAAGGCGCGCGATGTGCTGGTGTCTTTCTCGATCGCGCTGCCGCTTGGTGTCGAGGATCGGGATTGAGCGGGTGCGTCGCACCGCGAGACCAGCGCGACTGCGAGAGATCGCCCTCCTCCTCCGAAACTCCACGATCATGCCCTACAACCGCTGTCCGTCCACCTTTGTCCGGCCGCCTAGCTCCACAGCATTGAATTCCGTTGATGCGCTGCGTACTTTTTCCTGTTGAATTCCACTCACCCGAAAGGAACACGCAATGACTTCATACATCCCCGAAGGCTGGGGCACGATGTCGCCCTACCTCGTCATGAAAAACGCCGCCGCGGCCATCGATTTCTATGTCGCCGCCTTCGACGCGGAGATACTCTCCCGCATGAACATGCCGGATGGCGGTGTGGGGCACGCCGAACTACAAATCGGTAATTCGAAATTCATGCTCGCGGACGAATTCCCGGATCAGGGATATCTGGGTCCGGAATCCATCGGCGGGACGCCGGTGAGTTTTATGCTGTACGTGCAGAATGTGGATGCCGTGTTCGCGCGCGCCGTCGCCGCCGGAGCCACGGCGCTGCGTCCGGTGGAGGATCAGTTCTACGGCGACCGCGTCGGTTCGGTGAAGGACCCTGCCGGTCACATCTGGTCCATCGCCACGCATATCGAGGATGTGCCCTCGGATGAAATTGACCGGCGATTCAGGGAGATGATGAGCGGGCAGTGAATATGATGCAATGACAAGGATTGCCTCACCGAGCTCCGGAGGCTGAGGGTATCCGCCGAGCCGGTTCGTAGAGTGGCTGCAAAAAAATCGGCGCGGGGTATGTACCCGCGCCGATTCTGATATCCTGCTGCGTAGTATGGTGAGTTACTTCACCACCACCAGACTCCGTGTCTCCACGGCGTTCGAGGTTTGCAGGCGATAGAGATAGGTGCCAGCGGGCAACTGCGAAGCGACGAATTGCGCTTCATGAACACCCGGCGGCAGGGCGCCGTCCACGAGGGTTTTCACAAGCCGCCCCTGAATGTTGTACACGGACAGCTTTGTCTGCCCGCCCGGCACGCTGAAACGGATATTCGTCACAGCACCCGCGGTGAGCGACACGGGATTCGGGTAATTCTGCTCCAGCGCGAATCCCGCCGGCACACCGCCGCGGCTTACGCTCACGGGTGCCTGCACGAACAGCGGCAGGGTTTCCCATTCGCCCTTCAAAATCAGAGCGCTGTCCGAACGCCGCACACCGAACCACTGTTCGAGCACGCTGGCGTAGGTTTGCTTGAAATCATACTGCTGCTTGATGTCGCCGTTGCGGTCCAGATCCGAGAGATTGGGGTTGTCGCCGTAGATACCACCGTGGACCTCCGGTCCGACGAACAACATCGGCGCAGCGGTGCCGTGGTCGGTCCCCGCAGTACCGTTCGCATCCACGCGGCGACCGAACTCGGAAATCGTCATCACCGCTACGCGGTCCTGCACACCGAAGAGCTTCAGATCGTCGAAGAAGGCGGCGATGGCGTTCGAAAGATTGCCCAGCAACTGTGTATGCCGCGGAGTGCTGCCGCTGTCCTGCTGCGCGTGCGTGTCGTAACCCTTCTGCGACACAACGTAAATCGGTGTTTCCAGTCCGCCCGCGATGAGGCGCGCCACGATTTTCAGGCGCTCGGCCACATCGTTGCCGGTCGGATAGACGTTGTTGTTCGTTACCGTGTTCGCGGCATCGCGGACGGGACGCGCGTACTGATTCGCCTCGAGTGCGATGTTGCGGATGTATTCCAACTCGAGCCCCGCGGGAGTGCTTGTATCCGGCGGATCGCCGCCACTGATGTCCGTGCCGGAGATGATGCGGTAGAAGGTCTCGGGATCGTAAATGGCCATGCTCATGCCCATGGCGTGACCCTGCATCATCAGCGACGTTGTGGTGCCGATTTCGATGGCGAGCGGATGCTCGGGTGTGACCGACGGATCGGGATAGCCGGGGAAGCGATGGTCGAGATAGCGGCCGAGCCAGCCGTCTTCCAGAAAGGTGTTCTGATCCACGGGGGAATTGTTGTTGCTTCCGGTGAACCAAATGTCCGTTGAACGGAAATGCGAACGATTGGGATTTGCGTAACCCACATTCTGTACCACGGCAACCTGGCCGTCTTTGTACAGGCGATCAATACCGGTGAGCGCGGGATGGAAGCCCAGCGTGTCGTTGATACGCAGGGAATTGGTGATTGCCAGACTCCCGCGCGCATTGTGGTACAGGCTGTCTTCAAAAGGGACAATGGTGTTCAGTCCGTCGTTGCCGCCATCGAGTTGTATGACGACGAGTACACGCCCGGTGCCGGCGGACATCGCCGCACGGGCAAGCGAAGGTGCGTTTGCATAGGCCTTGACCGCGAAGGGGTCGAACATGCCGATGGTGCTGGTCACCACGCCGGCCGCGATGCCGGTTTTGACGAAGTCTCTGCGTTTCATAACTGTGTCCTCGATTCGTTGTGGTGATGGCTTCAGCAGAGTTGCGACTCGCTCAGGCGCAGGATGGCCTTGAGCAAATCCTTGATGTGTCCGTCCGCGCCGGGAAGGTTGATATTCCACTCATATTCCGGCGCTCCGGCGAGCAGTTTGTCGAGCAGAATTTCGAATTGATTCGTGCTCAGTTTGAGCGGCACCATGTAGGCCAGCAGATCGGATATCATCTGTCGCGCGTTGTTCGGATCGGACAGGGTGGAAACAAAGGCAACCGGGTCAACGCTGAATTTCGGGGTGGGGCGCATGGTGCCGAGTACGAGCTCGTCCGCCACCGACCAGCGGCTCGCGAGACGGCTGGCACTGATCCAGTTGCGATACCCGGGCCAACCCTTGACGTTGGGAGCTTCGAGGAGTTGCAAGCCGAGCGCGGTGCACACCTGATAGATGTAGCGCACGTTCGTCGTGGAAATATTCATCTGCCGGATACTGCCGATGTAATACTCCATGGGCGACGTTACGTGCGCACCGATGTTGGCGGTTTCGAAGAAATGCTCGCTCTTGAGCAGTGTTTCGAGAACCGGACGGATCACCCAGTTGTTTGCGATGAGAATGTCCGCAAGCTGTGTGATGATGGTTTCATCGGCGATTTCATACACGAATTCGCGATACAGTTTGCGACAGATGAACCCCGCCACTTCACGCGGATGCTCTTCGAAAATGATATCCACGATGTCCGCATACCCCCAATTTCCTGTGCGGCCCATGAAGGTTTTGTCCGTGCTGTCGTAACGGTTGGCGATGAAGGCGGCTTCGCTCTGATGGTACTTTTTGGTGCCGACGGGACTGGTGCCGGTTTCTTTCAGTGTCCATCCGGTGAGTGCGCGTGCGGCCTGCTTGATGTCCTCTTCGGTATAACCGTTGCCTTCGCCAAGTGTGTGGAGTTCCATCAACTCGCGCGCATAATTTTCGTTCGGGCGCTGCCGCGTGTTGTACCACCCATCGAGATAGATCAGCATGGCCGGGGAAATGGTCACGTCCTTGACCATTTGTTTGAAATTCCCGAGCATGTTCTTTCTGAACAAATCGATGAACCAGTAGTTGAATTGCGGCTGCCGTACGGTGGTGGATTCCGTGGCCCAATGATCGTGCCAGAACAGCGTTATTTTTTCCCGGATGGAGCGGTCCTGATTCAGGAGCAGTCCCGTCCACCAGTCGCGCATCTCCGCCATGCGTTCGTTGTTCGTTCTGTCGTTGTTGGTGTTGTCGTACCAGTACTCCTCAGTGACCCAGCTGCCCGGTGGGTTCGGTGCGGCTGTGTCGGCGAGCAGGAGGTCCACCATCTGCGCCGGGGTCTTGGTAAGAGCGAAGTCGATGTCGCTCCGCGTCGCACCGAACATGGTTCTGCGCAGGAGGTATCCGGCGCGCTGGCGGTCCCAGGGCTTTTCCGGAGAAGGGGTGTACGGGGTAAGGCCCGCCGTGACAAGACGGGGCAGGGCAAGCGGCTCCGGCAGACCCTTGAGACTGGCGTCGCGTTCGGCGAGCACGCGCGCGTGGACGCGTGCGGCATCGGCGTGCGCCGCCATCCCGCCGCCGGTGCGGCTCTGTGATGGGACACTGGCACGAGGTTCCATAGTGGCTTCCTGATTATTCTGAAATGGCGGCAGGCAATTAATAGCAGACATGATATGTCCGAAAACGGAAATAGTCAAGTGGCTGCATTTGCCAGGTGCGGAACGGTCAAGGTGCGGAGTGGGGTTCGGGGAAAAAAGATGGACAGCGGTACGCTCGAAAATGTTACATCCGTCCTCTCGGCATTCCTCGCGGCACACGCTGCGGCAAAGCCGACGCGGATGCGCACGGGACGGTGCCGCGTGCATCAATAGTAGTTCCCGCCAACGACGCGGGCGCTATTCTCTGAAATCATCGTTACCTTGCATCAGGAAAAACCGACAGGAGTACACCCCCATGCGCATCGCCGCCGACATCAACATTCCATGCATTGAAATAGCCCTCGACGGGGTGGGTGAACTCCGCCGCTTCGACTCCCGCAATCCGGATGAACTGCGTGCTGCGCTCCGC
Proteins encoded in this region:
- a CDS encoding DsrE/DsrF/DrsH-like family protein, whose product is MAEPIEKVSIIVSRGSLDGVYPGLIMANGARMEGIEATLFFTFFGLDAIINKRMDKIKVATVGNPGMHLPTILGAIPGMSAFATAQMKKEMEKLDIPPVREFIEMIHDAGCRLYGCKASVDMFHLTKADFCPQVDDIISVGQFYEMSAGAQIIFT
- a CDS encoding CotH kinase family protein, which codes for MSIINSRIPPFAAALVIAICPCGNPLLSQTHEPLPLPHVRIDTHGRTIPDDPKINARMEIFAVPDSSISGGIERVYDGPIGIELRGTSSLGWPKKQYGVKTRGADGKSISVSLLGLPEEEDWILSAPYTDRSALRDALACTLARDMGWYASRFRYCELTLNGLYQGVYLLMEKIKRDGKRVDIAKLSAQDNDGDAVTGGYILKFDYIDADEVGFYGAADSPGSFLYIHVYPEATDITPSQRGYIQDFIRSFEAVMHSPQASDALNGYATYIDVASFVDYLLLTELTNNIDGYIRSCYMHKDRDSSGGKLTMGPVWDFNYSMGAAHERGGRFSDGWRIHRNQVPFWWHVLLRDTAFVARLGARWAELRSTLFDEHRLFSWIDSVTQVIRPALTRDHALWRSFDTYIWLDAWRSRGIDEEADFLKSWLHDRLRWIDAHLPGITQWRPAPEVDALHRLLSVYPQPCGDILHSEFTLGMYGNVSLSVVDLFGRKRVSASAGILGIGGHSASLNLNGLATGVYVLRLHVGSEIVDARTITITR
- a CDS encoding VOC family protein, which encodes MTSYIPEGWGTMSPYLVMKNAAAAIDFYVAAFDAEILSRMNMPDGGVGHAELQIGNSKFMLADEFPDQGYLGPESIGGTPVSFMLYVQNVDAVFARAVAAGATALRPVEDQFYGDRVGSVKDPAGHIWSIATHIEDVPSDEIDRRFREMMSGQ
- a CDS encoding DUF1501 domain-containing protein, with product MKRRDFVKTGIAAGVVTSTIGMFDPFAVKAYANAPSLARAAMSAGTGRVLVVIQLDGGNDGLNTIVPFEDSLYHNARGSLAITNSLRINDTLGFHPALTGIDRLYKDGQVAVVQNVGYANPNRSHFRSTDIWFTGSNNNSPVDQNTFLEDGWLGRYLDHRFPGYPDPSVTPEHPLAIEIGTTTSLMMQGHAMGMSMAIYDPETFYRIISGTDISGGDPPDTSTPAGLELEYIRNIALEANQYARPVRDAANTVTNNNVYPTGNDVAERLKIVARLIAGGLETPIYVVSQKGYDTHAQQDSGSTPRHTQLLGNLSNAIAAFFDDLKLFGVQDRVAVMTISEFGRRVDANGTAGTDHGTAAPMLFVGPEVHGGIYGDNPNLSDLDRNGDIKQQYDFKQTYASVLEQWFGVRRSDSALILKGEWETLPLFVQAPVSVSRGGVPAGFALEQNYPNPVSLTAGAVTNIRFSVPGGQTKLSVYNIQGRLVKTLVDGALPPGVHEAQFVASQLPAGTYLYRLQTSNAVETRSLVVVK
- a CDS encoding DUF1800 domain-containing protein is translated as MEPRASVPSQSRTGGGMAAHADAARVHARVLAERDASLKGLPEPLALPRLVTAGLTPYTPSPEKPWDRQRAGYLLRRTMFGATRSDIDFALTKTPAQMVDLLLADTAAPNPPGSWVTEEYWYDNTNNDRTNNERMAEMRDWWTGLLLNQDRSIREKITLFWHDHWATESTTVRQPQFNYWFIDLFRKNMLGNFKQMVKDVTISPAMLIYLDGWYNTRQRPNENYARELMELHTLGEGNGYTEEDIKQAARALTGWTLKETGTSPVGTKKYHQSEAAFIANRYDSTDKTFMGRTGNWGYADIVDIIFEEHPREVAGFICRKLYREFVYEIADETIITQLADILIANNWVIRPVLETLLKSEHFFETANIGAHVTSPMEYYIGSIRQMNISTTNVRYIYQVCTALGLQLLEAPNVKGWPGYRNWISASRLASRWSVADELVLGTMRPTPKFSVDPVAFVSTLSDPNNARQMISDLLAYMVPLKLSTNQFEILLDKLLAGAPEYEWNINLPGADGHIKDLLKAILRLSESQLC